Proteins from a genomic interval of Streptomyces fodineus:
- a CDS encoding type 1 glutamine amidotransferase, translating to MSDNQLRLVWIYPDLLSTYGDQGNALVVERRARQRGLDVARLDVRSDQPIPTSGDIYLIGGGEDRPQRLAAERLRRDGHLHRAVENGAIVFSVCAGYQILGHEFINDLGQREPGLGLLDVVSVRGEGERCVGDVLADIDPQLGLPQLTGFENHQGVTHLGPTARPFAQVKIGKGNGTGDGTEGAYNGTVFGTYMHGPVLARNPQIADLLLKLALDVNALPPVDDRWYEALRDERIAAAQQPA from the coding sequence GCTGAGCACCTACGGCGACCAGGGCAACGCGCTCGTCGTGGAGCGGCGGGCCCGGCAGCGCGGCCTGGACGTGGCCCGGCTCGACGTGCGCAGCGACCAGCCGATCCCGACCTCCGGAGACATCTACCTGATCGGCGGCGGCGAGGACCGTCCGCAGCGGCTCGCCGCCGAGCGGCTGCGCCGTGACGGGCATCTGCACCGGGCGGTGGAGAACGGCGCGATCGTCTTCTCCGTGTGCGCCGGCTACCAGATCCTCGGCCACGAGTTCATCAACGACCTCGGCCAGCGCGAGCCCGGCCTCGGCCTGCTCGACGTGGTCTCGGTGCGCGGCGAGGGCGAGCGGTGCGTCGGTGACGTACTCGCCGACATCGACCCGCAGCTCGGCCTGCCGCAGCTGACCGGCTTCGAGAACCACCAGGGCGTCACCCACCTCGGCCCGACCGCCCGCCCGTTCGCCCAGGTGAAGATCGGCAAGGGCAACGGCACCGGGGACGGCACCGAGGGCGCGTACAACGGCACCGTCTTCGGTACGTACATGCACGGCCCGGTCCTCGCCCGCAACCCGCAGATCGCCGACCTGCTGCTGAAGCTGGCGCTCGACGTCAACGCGCTGCCGCCGGTCGACGACCGCTGGTACGAGGCGCTCCGCGACGAGCGCATCGCCGCCGCGCAGCAGCCCGCGTAG